AGCGCCAATTATTGAGGCCTTCAGGCGGATCATGCCGGCCTGTTCTGTCATTGTCTCAACCACCACGAAACACGGCCGTGAATTGGCAAGAAACACCTTCGGAAAGGACGTTCCCGTTGTATACGCGCCGGTTGATTTTGTTGGTTCGGTGCGCAAGGCGCTTTCCCGGGTACGTCCGGACGTTCTGGTTTTTCTGGAAACCGAAATCTGGCCCGCATGGCTTTCCGAGGCCCGACAGATGGGAATAAGAACCGCCTTGATCAATGGCCGAATCTCCACGAGATCCATTGGAATCTATCTCAAGTTTCGCCCCTTTTTCCGGGAAGTCTTGAAAAACATCGATGTCTTCAGCATGATTCTGGAAGAAGATGCCCTTCGTATCAGGTCCATAGGCGCTGATACGGACAGAGTTATGGTGAACGGCAATGCCAAATATGACTTTCTGGCCACCCTTACAAAACCTGCAAGCAAGGCAGCAATGCAACGGACCTTGAACCTTGAAGCCTTCCACCAGGTCCTTATTGCTGGGAGCACCCGTGAGGGCGAGGAGGAGATGATCCTGGATGCCTATGAAAGAATCCTTAGGAAATTCCCTGATACAGTCCTGGTCATCGCACCAAGGCACATTGAAAGGGTGCCTGTCATCGGATCAATCATTAAGCGACTGGGTTTTGGTTATCAGCTCCGAAGCGATCTTGAGAGCGTTACAGCAAAACGCACGGAGCCGATCGTTATATTTAATACTTTTGGGGAGCTCTTTAATCTCTATAGTGTCGGAACCATCGTATTCTGCGGGGCAAGCCTTGTGCCCCTGGGCGGACAAAATCCCCTGGAACCGGCCGCCTGGGGCAAAGTGGTCTTTTACGGCCCCTCCATGGAAGACTTCCAGGATGCAAAGGCGCTGTTGGAGGAGGCAGGAGCGGGTATAGAGGTCTCGAGCCCTGACATGTTGGCCGAAAAGGCTATCTGGTTTCTAACCCATCCGGATTCCTTAAAAACTTACGGAATGCGCGCCCGCCAAGCCGTCATGAGAAACCGTGACGCGGCAGAAAAACACGCTGAGGCAGTTCGCCGATTAGTCTCTTTATGATTCCCTCATCCAACCCTCAATCAGAAAATCACCCCATGGCCCGGGCCCTGTCGTTCATGGAGCGGGTTTTCGGGTTTCGGCAGTTTCGACCAGGACAAGACAAGATCCTGGAATCTGTCCTGTCCGGTGAGGACGCTCTCGTGATCATGCCCACTGGCGGCGGCAAGTCCCTGTGCTACCAACTGCCGGCCTTCCTCAGGCCAGGCATCACGCTTGTGATCTCACCCCTCATTGCCCTTATGAAGGATCAGGTGGACACCCTTGGCGTACTGGATCTGCCGGCAACTGCCATTCACAGTCTGATGGGGCTGAAAAAACAGGAAGAGGCCCTCAAGCAAATCGCCGCCGGCAGCATCAAGCTGGTCTATGCCTCTCCGGAAAGACTGAGAAATCGCCTGTTCATTGAGGCAGTGAAACAGAGCGCCGTCTCCATGGTCGCTGTGGATGAGGCACATTGCATCTCACAGTGGGGCCATGATTTCAGACCCGATTATTTGAGGATCAGCGAAGCCCTTGACCTTCTCGGGCGCCCCCAAACCATCGCCCTTACCGCCACTGCAACTGACAAGGTCCGCTCTGACATCGTGGAGCAGTTGAGGCT
Above is a genomic segment from Deltaproteobacteria bacterium containing:
- a CDS encoding 3-deoxy-D-manno-octulosonic acid transferase, with the protein product MTNILYGAYTLLGSGLLVSCLPPFFIYTRLSGRHGDNLKERLGYLPREIAQDLPGSPRIWLHAVSLGEVKVAAPIIEAFRRIMPACSVIVSTTTKHGRELARNTFGKDVPVVYAPVDFVGSVRKALSRVRPDVLVFLETEIWPAWLSEARQMGIRTALINGRISTRSIGIYLKFRPFFREVLKNIDVFSMILEEDALRIRSIGADTDRVMVNGNAKYDFLATLTKPASKAAMQRTLNLEAFHQVLIAGSTREGEEEMILDAYERILRKFPDTVLVIAPRHIERVPVIGSIIKRLGFGYQLRSDLESVTAKRTEPIVIFNTFGELFNLYSVGTIVFCGASLVPLGGQNPLEPAAWGKVVFYGPSMEDFQDAKALLEEAGAGIEVSSPDMLAEKAIWFLTHPDSLKTYGMRARQAVMRNRDAAEKHAEAVRRLVSL